The Mauremys mutica isolate MM-2020 ecotype Southern chromosome 1, ASM2049712v1, whole genome shotgun sequence genome has a segment encoding these proteins:
- the C1H11orf42 gene encoding uncharacterized protein C11orf42 homolog, with protein sequence MADSGASALEIGEADANWALIRDKVVEERFGPAVVPVPFLEDAAAYELLSVLVRKPVGARRLLGRARALVPVGALAQLVQQGLEPGELARGTREYSARARGEAHYEETRLVAGAPCHIQLQLGSLHKKVAFLALRPDLPWLRGLRSLYLLHEVFYCGGLALAVARGPSRRTLHLPGPRPLAFRCLKFALGPRGLLGPQKPLGPALPARAAWLKLPAPEPPAPPAESKSSPQGRSPFGRASRAGKWPFARRRAQPAAPRRGDPDRHAMSLPLLPSAESDSDG encoded by the exons ATGGCGGACAGCGGGGCCTCGGCGCTGGAGATCGGGGAGGCCGATGCCAACTGGGCGCTgatcagagacaag GTGGTTGAGGAGCGCTTTGGCCCCGCCGTGGTGCCCGTGCCCTTCCTGGAGGACGCGGCGGCCTACGAGCTGCTGAGCGTGCTGGTGAGGAAGCCGGTGGGGGCGCGGCGGCTGCTGGGCCGGGCCCGGGCCCTGGTGCCGGTGGGGGCGCTGGCGCAgctggtgcagcaggggctggagccgggggaGCTGGCGCGCGGCACGCGGGAATACAGCGCCCGGGCGCGGGGCGAGGCGCACTACGAGGAGACGCGCCTGGTGGCCGGcgccccctgccacatccagctgcagctgggcagcctgcacaagaaggtggccttcctggcgCTGCGCCCcgacctgccctggctccgcggcCTGCGCAGCCTCTACCTCCTGCACGAGGTCTTCTACTGCGGGGGGCTGGCGCTGGCCGTCGCGCGGGGGCCGAGCCGCCGCACCCTGCACCTGCCGGGGCCCCGGCCCCTCGCCTTCCGCTGCCTCAAGTTCGCCCTCGGCCCCCGCGGCCTCCTCGGCCCCCAGAAACCCCTGGGGCCCGCGCTGCCCGCCAGGGCGGCCTGGCTCAAGCTGCCAGCGCcggagcccccggcccctcccgccgAGAGcaagagcagcccccagggccGGAGCCCCTTCGGCAGGGCCTCCAGGGCAG ggaaGTGGCCGTTCGCCAGGCGCCGCGCCCAGCCAGCCGCCCCCCGGCGCGGGGACCCCGACCGGCACGccatgtccctgcccctgctgccgaGCGCCGAGTCCGACAGCGACGGCTga